One Sanguibacter keddieii DSM 10542 genomic window carries:
- the hemL gene encoding glutamate-1-semialdehyde 2,1-aminomutase produces the protein MHDDAANHLAFERARLVLPGGVNSPVRAYGSVGGDPRFVSSASGPYIRDVTGTEYVDLVCSWGPALLGHAHPAVVEAVQEAAARGLSFGAPTLGEVELAEEIRRRVPAAEHVRLVSTGTEATMTAVRLARGATGRPLIVKFAGCYHGHVDSLLAEAGSGVANQALPGSAGVTEATASETLVLPYNDLAAVEQVFAERGSEIAAVITEAAPANMGIVPPLPGFNEGLRRITTAHGALLIFDEVLTGFRVSASGWWGYETTTLGADFTPDLFTFGKVVGGGMPVAAIGGPSVLMDLLAPLGPVYQAGTLSGNPVAVAAGRATLAAADASVYARVDEVSTIVADATSAALSAEGVAHRVQRSGNLFSVMFGDLAQEVGTRTYAQVQASDTFRYPPFFHAMLDAGVNLPPSVYEAWFVSAAHDDTAVDRILDALPGAAKAAAAARA, from the coding sequence ATGCACGACGACGCAGCGAACCACCTGGCCTTCGAGCGCGCCCGGCTGGTGCTGCCGGGCGGGGTGAACTCCCCCGTCCGCGCCTACGGCTCTGTCGGCGGAGACCCCCGCTTCGTCTCGTCGGCCTCCGGGCCGTACATCCGCGACGTCACCGGGACCGAGTACGTCGACCTCGTGTGCTCCTGGGGCCCGGCGCTCCTGGGGCACGCGCACCCGGCCGTCGTCGAGGCGGTGCAGGAGGCCGCAGCCCGTGGCCTGTCCTTCGGGGCGCCGACGCTCGGCGAGGTCGAGCTCGCCGAGGAGATCCGCCGCCGCGTCCCCGCCGCCGAGCACGTCCGGCTCGTGTCGACGGGCACCGAAGCGACCATGACGGCCGTGCGTCTCGCCCGCGGTGCGACGGGACGACCGCTCATCGTGAAGTTCGCCGGCTGCTACCACGGGCACGTCGACTCGCTCCTGGCCGAGGCCGGGTCGGGCGTCGCCAACCAGGCCCTGCCCGGCTCAGCCGGTGTCACCGAGGCGACGGCGTCGGAGACCCTCGTGCTCCCGTACAACGACCTCGCGGCCGTCGAGCAGGTGTTCGCCGAGCGCGGCAGCGAGATCGCCGCCGTGATCACCGAGGCCGCCCCCGCCAACATGGGGATCGTCCCACCGCTCCCCGGGTTCAACGAGGGCCTGCGCCGCATCACCACCGCGCACGGCGCGCTGCTGATCTTCGACGAGGTGCTCACCGGGTTCCGCGTGAGCGCGAGCGGCTGGTGGGGCTACGAGACCACGACCCTCGGCGCCGACTTCACGCCCGACCTCTTCACCTTCGGCAAGGTCGTCGGCGGCGGCATGCCCGTCGCCGCGATCGGCGGGCCGTCCGTGCTCATGGACCTCCTCGCGCCGCTCGGCCCCGTCTACCAGGCCGGCACGCTCTCCGGGAACCCCGTCGCCGTCGCGGCCGGGCGGGCCACCCTCGCCGCCGCCGACGCCTCCGTGTACGCGCGGGTCGACGAGGTGTCGACGATCGTCGCCGACGCGACGAGCGCCGCGCTCTCGGCCGAGGGCGTCGCCCACCGGGTGCAGCGCTCGGGCAACCTGTTCTCCGTGATGTTCGGGGACCTCGCCCAGGAGGTCGGCACCCGCACCTACGCCCAGGTGCAGGCCTCCGACACCTTCCGCTACCCGCCGTTCTTCCACGCGATGCTCGACGCAGGGGTGAACCTCCCGCCGTCCGTCTACGAGGCCTGGTTCGTCTCGGCAGCCCACGACGACACCGCCGTCGACCGGATCCTCGACGCGCTGCCCGGTGCGGCGAAGGCCGCCGCCGCAGCGCGCGCGTAG
- a CDS encoding ABC transporter ATP-binding protein: MTSPTEPQDPIAPRPTSGPTPPPGPPAPDLGPEPALAPRPTYASGPPALSLRGLTKTFGHKVAVAGISLDIPTGSFYGLVGPNGAGKTTLLSMATGLLRPDAGTATVCGVDMWADPFEAKRLLGVLPDGMAIFDRLTGTQLVTYAGLLRGMDRETVASRTADLLAVLDLREAADTLVVDYSAGMTKKITLAAALVHAPRVLVLDEPFEAVDPVSASHIRAILSDYVASGGTVIVSSHVMDLVQRMCDHVAVVVDGQVRAAGTVDEVRAGRSLEERFVELAGGQTSGEGLSWLRSS; encoded by the coding sequence ATGACCTCGCCGACCGAGCCTCAGGACCCGATCGCACCGCGACCCACCTCAGGTCCGACGCCGCCGCCAGGCCCTCCTGCGCCGGACCTCGGACCTGAACCGGCCCTCGCACCGCGACCCACCTACGCCTCCGGCCCGCCCGCCCTCTCGCTGCGCGGGCTGACCAAGACCTTCGGGCACAAGGTGGCCGTCGCCGGGATCTCCCTCGACATCCCCACCGGGTCGTTCTACGGGCTCGTCGGGCCCAACGGCGCAGGCAAGACGACGCTGCTCTCCATGGCCACCGGCCTCCTGCGCCCCGACGCCGGCACCGCGACCGTCTGCGGCGTCGACATGTGGGCCGACCCCTTCGAGGCCAAGCGGCTGCTCGGCGTCCTGCCCGACGGCATGGCGATCTTCGACCGGCTCACCGGCACCCAGCTCGTCACCTACGCCGGCCTCCTGCGCGGCATGGACCGCGAGACCGTCGCGAGCCGCACCGCCGACCTCCTCGCGGTCCTCGACCTGCGCGAGGCCGCCGACACGCTCGTCGTCGACTACTCGGCCGGCATGACCAAGAAGATCACGCTCGCCGCCGCACTCGTCCACGCCCCGCGGGTGCTCGTCCTCGACGAGCCCTTCGAGGCGGTCGACCCCGTCTCCGCGAGCCACATCCGCGCCATCCTGTCCGACTACGTCGCGAGCGGCGGCACCGTCATCGTGTCGTCGCACGTCATGGACCTGGTCCAGCGGATGTGCGACCACGTCGCCGTGGTCGTCGACGGACAGGTCCGCGCCGCCGGGACCGTCGACGAGGTCCGCGCCGGGCGGTCCCTCGAGGAGCGGTTCGTCGAGCTCGCCGGCGGCCAGACCAGCGGAGAGGGGCTGTCGTGGTTGCGCAGCTCGTGA